In Arthrobacter alpinus, a single window of DNA contains:
- the aqpZ gene encoding aquaporin Z encodes MTSRLAAEFLGTAVLVFGGCGSAIFSAQVLAGSDGNVVNMGIGFLGVALAFGLTVLVMVYAVGHISGGHFNPAVTLGAAIAGRVEWKAVPAYMVTQIVGASVAALGLFAIASGRDGFDAVTSGFASNGYGVRSPNGYTMISALLAEIILTAIFLYVILGATDKRAPKGFAGLSIGLTLTLIHLVSIPITNTSVNPARSIGVAWFAGPEALGQVWLFIVAPLIGAAIAGLSYQSLFGDKNVAVTEAAATEVVASK; translated from the coding sequence ATGACATCCCGGCTGGCGGCGGAGTTCCTCGGCACCGCCGTGCTGGTCTTTGGCGGCTGTGGCAGCGCCATTTTCTCCGCTCAGGTTCTTGCCGGCAGCGACGGCAACGTTGTTAACATGGGCATCGGTTTCCTTGGTGTCGCGCTGGCCTTCGGCCTGACCGTCCTTGTTATGGTCTACGCCGTGGGCCACATTTCCGGCGGCCACTTCAACCCGGCTGTCACTCTCGGTGCAGCCATTGCAGGCCGCGTTGAATGGAAGGCCGTCCCGGCCTACATGGTCACCCAAATTGTCGGCGCCTCCGTTGCGGCCCTGGGCCTTTTCGCCATCGCCAGCGGCAGGGACGGCTTTGACGCGGTTACCTCCGGCTTTGCTTCCAATGGCTACGGAGTCCGTTCACCCAATGGCTACACCATGATCTCCGCCCTACTGGCCGAGATCATCCTGACCGCCATCTTCCTGTACGTCATCCTGGGCGCCACGGACAAGCGCGCACCCAAGGGGTTTGCCGGTCTCTCGATCGGCCTCACCCTGACGTTGATCCACCTCGTGTCCATCCCGATCACGAACACCTCCGTTAACCCGGCACGTTCCATCGGCGTGGCCTGGTTCGCGGGCCCCGAAGCGCTCGGCCAGGTGTGGTTGTTCATTGTTGCCCCGCTCATCGGAGCAGCCATTGCTGGCCTGAGTTACCAGAGCCTCTTCGGCGACAAGAACGTGGCCGTGACGGAAGCTGCCGCAACCGAGGTTGTCGCATCGAAATAG
- a CDS encoding M18 family aminopeptidase, giving the protein MTSAEHILDLRDFIEASPSSFHAAQAAGERLAAAGFTQLAEEEHWPVHGKFFMIRDGAIIAWVVPKQVTATTAFNILGSHTDSPSFKLKPKPTTGRFGWLQAGVEVYGGPLINSWLDRELQFAGRLVDLDGTETLVATGPLLRFPQLAIHLDRSTNDGLKLDKQQHMNPIWGQGKPADEDLLGLLAERAGVDAKTIGGFDIVVADTAPGQVFGAKNEFFAAGRMDNLTSVHAGLVALIAAADPVEAGGDQAIPVLAAFDHEEIGSGSRSGACGPILEDVLTRVSDGLGASVSERRRAFANSVCISADAGHAVHPNYSERHDPANLPVLNGGPLLKINANQRYATDGVGAALWAKLCATAGAPYQEFVSNNNVPCGSTIGPLTATRLGIRTLDVGTPLLSMHSARELCGVNDPYYLARITQAFFSSAV; this is encoded by the coding sequence ATGACTTCTGCTGAACACATCCTGGACCTTCGAGACTTTATTGAGGCATCGCCGTCAAGCTTTCACGCGGCGCAAGCGGCCGGAGAAAGGCTGGCGGCGGCGGGGTTCACACAGCTGGCGGAGGAGGAGCACTGGCCTGTTCATGGCAAGTTCTTCATGATTCGAGACGGGGCCATCATCGCCTGGGTTGTGCCGAAACAGGTCACCGCCACTACGGCCTTCAACATTCTGGGGTCACACACGGATTCGCCGTCGTTCAAGCTCAAGCCCAAGCCCACCACGGGACGCTTCGGGTGGCTGCAGGCCGGGGTGGAGGTTTACGGGGGGCCGCTGATCAACTCCTGGCTGGACCGTGAACTGCAGTTCGCCGGCCGTTTGGTGGATCTGGACGGCACCGAAACGCTGGTGGCCACCGGCCCGCTGCTGCGTTTCCCGCAGTTGGCCATCCACCTGGATCGCAGCACCAATGATGGCCTGAAGCTGGATAAGCAGCAGCATATGAACCCCATTTGGGGTCAGGGCAAGCCCGCGGATGAGGACCTGTTGGGTCTGCTGGCCGAACGGGCTGGTGTTGACGCAAAGACGATTGGTGGCTTCGACATAGTTGTGGCCGACACCGCCCCGGGCCAGGTATTTGGTGCGAAAAATGAGTTCTTTGCGGCTGGCCGCATGGACAACCTCACCTCGGTGCATGCAGGCCTGGTGGCGTTGATCGCCGCTGCGGACCCTGTTGAAGCCGGTGGAGACCAGGCGATTCCGGTACTGGCCGCCTTTGACCATGAAGAAATTGGTTCCGGCTCCCGCTCGGGCGCGTGCGGACCCATTCTGGAAGATGTCTTGACCCGGGTGTCGGATGGTTTGGGTGCTTCGGTGAGTGAACGTCGTCGTGCTTTTGCGAACTCGGTGTGCATCTCTGCTGACGCCGGCCACGCGGTCCACCCCAACTATTCCGAACGCCACGACCCGGCGAACCTGCCGGTGCTCAATGGCGGCCCGCTGCTGAAGATTAACGCCAACCAGCGCTACGCAACTGACGGTGTGGGTGCGGCGCTGTGGGCCAAGCTCTGCGCCACAGCGGGTGCGCCGTACCAAGAATTTGTCTCCAACAACAATGTCCCGTGTGGTTCAACGATTGGCCCGCTCACTGCCACGCGTCTGGGCATCCGGACCCTGGATGTGGGCACGCCACTGCTGTCCATGCACTCGGCTCGGGAGCTGTGCGGCGTCAACGATCCGTACTATCTGGCCCGGATCACGCAGGCGTTCTTTTCTTCTGCGGTCTAG
- a CDS encoding DUF1345 domain-containing protein, whose translation MNPAPSPRARHRRLRILAMIACGALAAVLTGVLGAWIYAPAVGWASAALVYNASVWLQIIPMDAERTATHAVAEDPGRRISDLLILLAALGSLAAVVLVMVGSTGVSGTGRFLLALLALSCTAMSWLMVHTLFTLRYTEIYYSEEPGGIEFNQDAPPQYTDIAYMAFSVGMTYQVSDTNITTRAMRSAVLRHSLLAFVFGTGILATTINLVVSLAA comes from the coding sequence ATGAACCCTGCACCTTCACCGCGGGCCCGGCACCGGCGGCTGCGCATACTGGCCATGATTGCGTGCGGTGCCCTCGCGGCTGTTCTGACAGGTGTACTGGGAGCTTGGATTTATGCCCCGGCCGTCGGCTGGGCATCGGCCGCGCTCGTGTACAACGCCTCGGTGTGGCTGCAGATCATTCCCATGGATGCCGAACGTACTGCCACCCACGCCGTGGCGGAGGATCCCGGGCGCCGCATTTCTGACCTGCTGATCTTGTTGGCGGCGCTAGGTTCGCTGGCCGCCGTCGTGCTTGTCATGGTGGGCAGTACAGGCGTGAGCGGAACCGGGCGTTTCCTGTTGGCGCTGCTGGCGCTGAGCTGCACGGCCATGTCCTGGCTCATGGTCCATACCTTGTTCACGCTGCGCTATACGGAGATTTACTATAGCGAGGAACCCGGCGGCATCGAGTTCAACCAGGACGCGCCGCCGCAGTACACAGACATTGCCTACATGGCGTTCAGCGTTGGAATGACCTATCAGGTCTCCGACACCAACATCACCACGCGGGCCATGCGCTCGGCAGTACTGCGGCACAGCTTGTTGGCATTCGTCTTTGGCACAGGCATTCTGGCCACCACGATTAACCTTGTTGTCAGCCTCGCCGCCTAG
- a CDS encoding TM0106 family RecB-like putative nuclease, producing MSVSLARFEVLHPTSTEGTDMFLLDSPGHATAGSGGTPLIFSASDLVTASECEYRTLRILDEKLGRTAKPGFAKDEMLERAAKLGDAFEHKILDELIAEHGEWDPAMGKGVKSVDRGELSWAGLEAKREETLEALRAGADVVFQATFFDGSLVGFADFLMKQPDGSYAVWDTKLARHAKVSALLQLAAYGDQLQHYGIPVAPVATLKLGDRSESNHPMPDLLPVFRERRDNFLALTAAHRAQPSPVAWLQDGISYCGRCDYCSEQVKLHGDLLLVNGMSSSQRRKLMAQGINSVQGLADLSPATATGPLARLRDQARMQLGLEKPTGMAIAGKGSTAHEISFKVLPTVSKLPKSSPGDIFFDFEGDPLWQDPATEKWGIEYLFGSIEAPLPGAAPVSDEGLVFKPFWAHSRSEEGAAFRAFLDYVEARREIWPDMHVYHYAPYEKSALRNLSVMHSDSEAEEIIDNWLRMGLLVDLLDTVRQSVRISESSYSIKKLEPFYMSAGRAGDVTDAGASVVAYADYCEQHDAGLAGDAAMAAEAERTLASISDYNRYDCVSTLRLRDWLFTIGAAVEVETWTEGSGKLKLSEEKKDGYELSPEEAMLASYIAALKEQKGCDLSAEENAVDMVAAAASYHRREDKQFWWGHFDRLEKGPEAWTEERNMLRIEHVDVVEGWAKPADKPRARTESRTLKITGTATEGSDFRPGTTWFGMYTAPLPEGMEEDSAESDKAPAARGGLFNVTVLEDVSDPATPELTTLLVEEKSTTKVQPHNKEPIALAPNKPVPTASIRAALSELATKVGSNLPHLPKHPGIEILRKAKPRLAGGGDLPSAVVPGDGHSLQEHDYVTAITEAALKLDHSYLAVQGPPGTGKTHVGSHVIANLIKDHKWKIGVVGQSHAVVENMLRAAIEKADVDPERVGKKLGSPHDVPWKIIDDKQFGKLLDGPEGALIGGTAWTMTGANLPEGSLDLLVIDEAGQYSLANTLAVSRAAKNLLLLGDPQQLPQVTQGSHPAPVDESALGWLSAGHATLPVELGYFLADSWRMHPGLCAAVSALSYEGKLESAPAASLRYLEGRAPGVETVYISQDPQSEKENMQSSPEEAAEVVAQAKAHIGLMWTPDADKAPRPLAQEDILVVAAYNAQVHLVRGILDNAGLSGVKVGTVDKFQGQEAPVVLVTMACADPTGAPRGMEFLLNRNRINVAVSRGQWRAVIIRSPTLSNFMPSTPVGMAELGAFIGLCAAGQQSAAVA from the coding sequence ATGTCGGTGTCGCTTGCTAGATTCGAGGTGCTGCACCCCACCAGCACGGAAGGCACTGACATGTTTCTGCTTGACTCCCCCGGCCATGCCACAGCGGGCTCGGGCGGCACGCCACTGATCTTCTCGGCTTCGGACCTGGTGACGGCCAGCGAATGCGAGTACCGGACGCTGCGGATCCTGGACGAGAAGCTGGGGCGGACGGCGAAGCCGGGCTTTGCCAAGGACGAAATGCTTGAGCGGGCAGCCAAGCTCGGTGATGCCTTTGAGCACAAGATTTTGGACGAGCTGATTGCCGAGCATGGCGAGTGGGACCCGGCCATGGGCAAGGGAGTGAAGTCCGTGGACCGCGGTGAGCTTTCCTGGGCCGGCCTCGAGGCCAAGCGCGAGGAAACCCTTGAGGCCTTGCGGGCCGGCGCCGATGTGGTTTTCCAGGCGACTTTTTTTGACGGTTCCCTCGTGGGTTTCGCCGATTTTCTCATGAAGCAGCCGGACGGTTCTTACGCGGTGTGGGACACCAAGTTGGCCCGTCATGCCAAGGTCAGTGCGCTGTTGCAGCTGGCCGCCTATGGCGATCAGCTCCAGCACTATGGGATTCCCGTAGCACCGGTGGCCACGTTGAAGCTGGGTGACCGTAGCGAAAGCAACCATCCCATGCCGGATCTCCTGCCCGTGTTCCGGGAACGCCGGGACAACTTCCTTGCGCTGACTGCCGCTCACCGAGCCCAACCGTCGCCGGTGGCCTGGCTCCAGGACGGAATCAGTTACTGCGGGCGCTGCGATTACTGCTCGGAGCAGGTGAAATTGCACGGCGATCTGCTGCTGGTCAACGGCATGAGCTCTTCCCAGCGCCGCAAGCTCATGGCGCAGGGCATCAACTCCGTTCAGGGGTTGGCGGACCTGTCACCCGCCACGGCCACAGGGCCACTGGCCCGCTTGCGGGACCAGGCCCGCATGCAGCTCGGGTTGGAAAAACCCACGGGCATGGCCATTGCCGGCAAGGGCAGCACCGCGCATGAGATCAGCTTCAAAGTTCTGCCCACCGTCAGCAAGCTGCCCAAATCCAGCCCCGGCGACATCTTCTTTGACTTTGAAGGTGACCCGCTCTGGCAGGACCCGGCCACGGAAAAGTGGGGCATCGAGTACCTTTTCGGCTCCATCGAGGCTCCACTGCCAGGCGCCGCCCCTGTGAGTGATGAGGGGCTGGTTTTCAAGCCGTTCTGGGCGCACTCCCGCAGTGAGGAAGGCGCAGCATTCAGGGCGTTCTTGGACTATGTAGAGGCTCGGCGGGAAATATGGCCGGACATGCATGTTTACCATTACGCGCCGTATGAGAAGTCGGCGCTGCGGAACCTTTCCGTCATGCACAGTGACAGCGAGGCCGAGGAAATCATTGACAATTGGCTGCGCATGGGCTTGCTTGTTGACCTGCTCGACACCGTGCGGCAGTCCGTGCGGATCTCGGAATCCTCCTACTCCATCAAGAAGCTCGAGCCCTTCTACATGTCCGCAGGCCGCGCAGGCGATGTGACGGACGCCGGCGCCTCCGTGGTGGCTTACGCCGATTACTGTGAACAGCACGACGCCGGACTGGCAGGTGACGCTGCCATGGCCGCTGAGGCGGAGCGGACCCTGGCCTCGATCAGCGACTACAACCGCTACGACTGCGTCTCCACGTTGCGCCTTCGGGACTGGCTGTTCACCATCGGCGCAGCCGTGGAGGTGGAGACCTGGACCGAAGGGAGCGGAAAGCTCAAGCTCTCAGAGGAAAAGAAGGACGGCTACGAGTTGAGCCCCGAGGAAGCGATGCTGGCCAGCTACATTGCCGCGCTCAAGGAACAAAAGGGCTGCGATCTCAGCGCCGAGGAAAACGCGGTCGACATGGTGGCGGCCGCGGCCAGCTATCACCGACGCGAGGACAAGCAGTTTTGGTGGGGCCATTTTGACCGCTTGGAAAAGGGTCCGGAAGCCTGGACCGAGGAACGCAACATGCTCCGCATCGAGCACGTTGACGTGGTGGAGGGATGGGCCAAGCCGGCCGACAAGCCCCGGGCCCGGACAGAATCCCGCACCCTCAAGATCACGGGGACCGCCACCGAAGGATCGGACTTCCGTCCGGGAACCACCTGGTTTGGCATGTACACCGCCCCGCTGCCTGAAGGAATGGAAGAAGACTCCGCGGAATCTGACAAGGCGCCGGCCGCGCGTGGTGGCCTATTCAATGTCACCGTGCTTGAAGACGTGTCAGATCCGGCCACTCCGGAACTGACCACCTTGCTCGTGGAGGAAAAATCCACAACCAAGGTGCAACCCCACAACAAGGAGCCCATTGCCTTGGCCCCCAATAAGCCTGTCCCCACGGCAAGCATCCGCGCGGCGCTCTCGGAACTGGCCACCAAGGTTGGCAGCAATCTCCCGCACCTGCCCAAGCACCCGGGCATTGAGATCCTGCGTAAGGCCAAGCCCCGGTTGGCTGGCGGCGGTGACCTTCCGTCCGCAGTAGTTCCCGGAGACGGGCACAGCCTGCAGGAACACGACTACGTCACCGCCATCACCGAGGCTGCCCTCAAGCTAGATCACTCCTACCTTGCCGTTCAGGGACCTCCCGGGACCGGAAAGACCCACGTGGGTTCCCATGTGATCGCTAACTTGATCAAGGACCACAAATGGAAGATTGGCGTGGTGGGGCAATCGCACGCCGTCGTGGAAAACATGCTGCGCGCAGCAATTGAAAAGGCTGACGTGGATCCGGAGCGCGTGGGCAAAAAACTGGGCAGTCCTCATGACGTGCCGTGGAAAATCATCGACGATAAGCAATTTGGCAAGTTGTTGGATGGCCCCGAGGGCGCGCTGATCGGCGGCACGGCGTGGACCATGACGGGCGCCAATCTGCCCGAGGGATCGCTGGATCTGCTGGTGATTGACGAGGCGGGGCAATACTCGCTAGCCAACACGCTGGCCGTTTCCCGGGCGGCAAAGAACCTGCTCCTGCTGGGCGATCCGCAGCAGTTGCCGCAGGTCACGCAGGGTTCGCACCCAGCTCCCGTGGACGAGTCGGCGCTGGGTTGGTTGTCCGCCGGGCATGCCACCCTGCCGGTGGAGCTGGGCTACTTCCTGGCCGACTCATGGCGGATGCATCCGGGTCTGTGCGCGGCAGTGTCGGCCCTGAGCTACGAAGGGAAGTTGGAATCGGCACCCGCCGCTTCGCTCCGCTACCTGGAGGGCAGGGCTCCCGGCGTGGAAACCGTGTACATCAGCCAGGACCCGCAGAGCGAGAAGGAGAACATGCAGTCCTCCCCCGAGGAGGCCGCGGAGGTGGTGGCACAGGCTAAAGCGCACATCGGCCTGATGTGGACGCCCGATGCCGATAAGGCACCCCGCCCACTGGCTCAGGAGGACATCTTGGTGGTGGCAGCCTACAACGCCCAAGTCCATTTAGTGCGCGGAATCCTGGACAACGCGGGCTTGTCCGGGGTCAAGGTGGGGACCGTGGACAAGTTCCAGGGCCAGGAGGCGCCCGTGGTGCTGGTGACCATGGCGTGCGCCGATCCCACCGGGGCCCCTCGTGGCATGGAATTCCTGCTTAACCGCAACCGCATCAACGTGGCCGTGTCCCGCGGACAGTGGCGTGCTGTCATCATCCGATCCCCCACGCTCAGCAACTTCATGCCGTCCACCCCTGTTGGCATGGCCGAACTGGGTGCCTTCATTGGGCTGTGTGCGGCGGGACAACAGTCCGCAGCCGTGGCATGA
- a CDS encoding TIGR01777 family oxidoreductase translates to MSTFRYETTLPYPRADVFAWFTRPGALVRLTPSFFGTILAEPSDGINPGSMAAMGVGAPGGAGMWLGSAAGTVRGLLPAAIAGKKWARPEIRWDALHTELVPGVSFTDVMDKGPLASWTHKHSFTDGAEPGTTVMIDEVAYELPSLARGDWARKKLDAELTRMFAFRERQLLGDLAFHATHSGPPLTIAVSGASGLVGRQICALLGGGGHTVLKLVRRAPKSTDEIFWDPDAGVLDSAGLARANVVIHLAGHPIGGRFTETVKDAIYVSRVRGTRLLAQSLAALASDGVNRTLVSGSAVGYYGADPHAGADALRPPRALVETDPPGTDFLAGVCRDWEASCAPAAEAGVRVVNVRTGIVMSAAGGVLQRLLPLYLSGAGGPLGSGQWQSWVGIDDIAGIFAHAALTSSVHGPVNGVAPQPVTAEGFAHTLGSVLRRPSKLKVPELGPRLLLGDQGAAELALASQRVSAAAVLASGYEFRNQDLESALRHILGEQLPG, encoded by the coding sequence ATGAGCACGTTCCGTTACGAAACCACCCTGCCGTATCCGCGCGCCGATGTGTTTGCCTGGTTCACCCGGCCCGGCGCCTTGGTGCGGCTCACGCCGTCGTTCTTTGGGACCATCCTGGCCGAGCCAAGTGACGGCATCAATCCTGGTTCGATGGCGGCCATGGGCGTGGGTGCCCCCGGCGGTGCCGGGATGTGGCTGGGATCCGCTGCAGGGACTGTGCGCGGTCTGCTGCCGGCGGCCATCGCGGGCAAGAAGTGGGCGCGGCCGGAAATCCGTTGGGATGCGCTGCACACCGAATTGGTGCCCGGAGTGAGCTTCACCGATGTCATGGACAAGGGCCCGCTGGCCTCGTGGACACACAAGCACAGCTTCACCGACGGCGCCGAGCCGGGCACCACCGTGATGATCGACGAGGTGGCGTATGAGCTCCCCTCGTTGGCCCGTGGGGATTGGGCGCGCAAGAAATTGGACGCCGAGCTCACGCGCATGTTCGCGTTTCGGGAGCGGCAGCTGCTGGGTGATCTGGCCTTTCACGCGACACATTCCGGACCACCGCTGACCATTGCCGTGAGCGGCGCCTCCGGCCTGGTCGGGCGCCAGATATGTGCGCTACTGGGCGGCGGCGGGCACACTGTGCTCAAGCTGGTTCGTCGCGCTCCGAAATCGACTGACGAAATTTTCTGGGATCCGGACGCCGGTGTGCTGGATTCCGCTGGTTTGGCGCGCGCCAACGTGGTCATTCACCTGGCCGGGCACCCCATTGGCGGGCGGTTTACTGAGACCGTGAAGGATGCCATTTACGTGAGCCGCGTTCGTGGAACCCGGCTGCTGGCGCAATCACTGGCAGCCTTGGCGTCCGACGGCGTGAACCGCACCTTGGTTTCGGGTTCGGCCGTCGGTTATTACGGCGCGGATCCGCATGCCGGTGCTGATGCGCTCCGTCCGCCGCGGGCACTGGTGGAAACTGATCCGCCCGGCACCGATTTCCTTGCTGGTGTGTGCCGCGACTGGGAAGCATCCTGTGCCCCGGCGGCGGAGGCTGGTGTGCGGGTGGTGAACGTCCGCACCGGCATTGTGATGTCGGCTGCCGGCGGCGTTTTGCAACGGCTGCTTCCCTTGTATCTCTCCGGGGCTGGCGGACCGTTGGGGAGCGGGCAGTGGCAAAGCTGGGTAGGGATTGACGACATTGCCGGAATCTTCGCCCACGCGGCGCTGACCTCTTCCGTTCACGGGCCCGTCAATGGTGTGGCCCCGCAACCGGTCACGGCGGAAGGCTTTGCCCACACGTTGGGTTCGGTGCTGCGCCGGCCGTCGAAGCTCAAGGTGCCCGAGCTGGGCCCACGACTTTTGCTGGGTGATCAAGGAGCAGCCGAACTGGCGCTCGCGAGCCAACGGGTTTCAGCTGCTGCGGTGCTGGCAAGCGGCTATGAATTCAGGAACCAGGATTTGGAATCGGCTCTGCGGCACATCCTCGGCGAGCAGCTGCCTGGCTAG